The Yoonia sp. SS1-5 genome contains a region encoding:
- a CDS encoding UDP-3-O-(3-hydroxymyristoyl)glucosamine N-acyltransferase, with protein sequence MAYSIAEIAAALGAEALGAVDMRVDGASEPAAAGPSDLALAMSPAYGPAIAEGRAKAAVIWPDADWQAMGLEAAIIAPRARLAMAGLTQMLDKPLPGHGISPQAHVDPTARIGADVHIGPFTVIGPDADIGAGTWIADHVSIAGGVTVGTGCVLHAGVRLQRHVRLGARVILQPNVAIGGDGFSFVSAAPSNVELARETLGEAALAPPEDPTWHRIHALGGAEIGDDVEIGANSTVDAGTVRPTRVGMGTKIDNLVQVGHNVVVGDHCLLCAQAGVAGSTIVGDRVVVGGKAGIADNLQVGDDVVLGGGTIVLSNVPQGRVMMGYPATRMKTHIDSYKALRRLPRLLQRLSKG encoded by the coding sequence ATGGCATATTCCATCGCAGAAATCGCAGCGGCGCTGGGGGCAGAGGCCTTGGGCGCTGTTGACATGCGGGTTGATGGGGCATCAGAACCTGCCGCCGCCGGACCGTCCGATCTTGCCCTTGCCATGAGCCCGGCCTATGGGCCCGCGATTGCCGAAGGCCGCGCCAAGGCTGCCGTTATCTGGCCCGATGCAGACTGGCAGGCCATGGGGCTTGAGGCCGCAATTATTGCACCGCGCGCGCGGCTTGCCATGGCGGGCCTGACGCAAATGCTGGACAAACCGCTGCCCGGCCACGGGATATCCCCACAGGCGCATGTCGACCCAACCGCCCGGATCGGGGCGGATGTGCATATCGGCCCGTTCACGGTGATCGGGCCTGATGCGGATATCGGCGCGGGCACCTGGATTGCGGATCATGTGAGCATTGCTGGGGGCGTCACGGTCGGCACGGGTTGCGTTCTGCATGCCGGTGTCCGCCTGCAGCGGCATGTACGCCTTGGCGCACGGGTTATCCTGCAGCCCAATGTGGCGATTGGCGGCGATGGATTTTCCTTTGTCAGCGCGGCCCCCTCGAATGTTGAGCTGGCGCGCGAGACATTGGGCGAGGCCGCGTTGGCACCCCCAGAGGACCCGACCTGGCACCGGATACACGCTCTCGGCGGGGCCGAGATTGGCGATGATGTGGAAATCGGTGCGAATTCCACGGTCGATGCAGGAACTGTGCGGCCGACGCGGGTCGGCATGGGGACCAAGATAGATAACCTGGTGCAGGTCGGACATAATGTTGTGGTCGGCGACCATTGCCTTTTATGCGCGCAGGCGGGGGTCGCAGGCTCGACCATTGTGGGCGACAGGGTTGTTGTGGGCGGCAAGGCGGGCATTGCAGACAATCTGCAGGTTGGTGATGACGTGGTCCTTGGCGGCGGCACGATTGTCTTGTCGAACGTGCCACAGGGCAGGGTGATGATGGGTTATCCGGCGACGCGGATGAAAACCCATATCGACAGCTACAAGGCGCTGCGCCGGCTGCCACGGCTGCTGCAAAGGCTCTCAAAAGGTTAA
- a CDS encoding acyl carrier protein has product MDTKDQVVAIIADQAMVERTDVKMDHTLDDLGIDSMGLVECIFAIEEAFDITVPFNANAPTESEFDISSVAAIVKAVESLMAQQGA; this is encoded by the coding sequence ATGGATACCAAGGATCAGGTCGTGGCGATTATTGCCGATCAGGCAATGGTGGAACGCACCGATGTGAAGATGGATCACACGCTGGATGATCTTGGGATCGACAGCATGGGGCTGGTGGAATGCATCTTTGCCATAGAAGAGGCGTTTGACATCACCGTTCCCTTCAATGCCAACGCCCCGACCGAGAGCGAATTTGACATCTCGTCCGTCGCGGCAATCGTCAAGGCGGTTGAAAGCTTGATGGCGCAACAGGGGGCCTGA
- a CDS encoding beta-ketoacyl-[acyl-carrier-protein] synthase family protein, with the protein MNRVVITGAGTINPLGTNVSQTLAAMREGTCGIGPLDIADVDRLSIQIGGQVRDYDEFAHFNRQQIALYDRFTQFTLLAAREAIGQSGLTFSGALADQSGVVLGTSGGGLNTQDENYRAVYEAGKNRVHPFIVPKLMNNAAASHVSMEWNLRGPSFTVATACASSNHAMGQAFNMVRCGMAKVMVTGGSEAMLCFGGIKAWEGLRVMSRDGCRPFSATRNGMVQGEGAGVFVFEDYEHAKARGAEILCEVAGFAMSSDASDIVTPSKQGAARAISGALKDARLNPEDVAYINAHGTGTAANDKTECAAVADVFGRHADQLMMSSTKSMHGHLIGGTGAVELLACLMAVRDGVVAPTIGYEEPDPECALDVVPNVARDAAVNVALSNAFAFGGLNAVIALRKH; encoded by the coding sequence ATGAACCGCGTTGTGATTACCGGTGCAGGCACGATCAACCCGCTTGGTACCAATGTCAGCCAGACACTTGCGGCGATGCGCGAGGGGACCTGCGGCATTGGTCCGCTTGATATTGCGGATGTTGACCGGCTGTCGATCCAGATTGGCGGCCAGGTCAGAGATTATGATGAGTTTGCGCATTTCAACCGCCAGCAAATCGCCCTTTATGACCGGTTCACCCAGTTCACGCTTTTGGCCGCGCGCGAGGCGATTGGTCAGTCGGGGCTGACATTCTCGGGTGCTTTGGCGGATCAATCGGGCGTCGTGCTTGGCACGTCTGGCGGTGGCCTGAACACCCAGGACGAGAATTACCGCGCGGTCTACGAGGCCGGCAAAAACAGGGTGCATCCGTTTATCGTGCCCAAACTGATGAACAATGCCGCCGCAAGCCATGTGTCGATGGAATGGAACCTGCGGGGGCCGTCCTTTACGGTCGCAACGGCCTGCGCGTCGTCCAATCATGCCATGGGGCAGGCGTTCAACATGGTCCGCTGCGGGATGGCCAAGGTCATGGTCACCGGCGGATCCGAGGCGATGCTGTGCTTTGGCGGGATCAAGGCATGGGAGGGGCTGCGGGTCATGTCCAGGGATGGGTGCCGCCCATTCTCGGCCACACGCAACGGCATGGTGCAGGGCGAGGGGGCCGGTGTGTTCGTCTTTGAAGACTATGAGCATGCCAAGGCACGCGGCGCTGAAATCCTCTGCGAGGTCGCGGGTTTTGCCATGTCATCGGATGCGTCCGACATTGTGACCCCGTCAAAGCAGGGGGCGGCCCGGGCGATTTCAGGTGCGCTCAAAGACGCCCGGCTGAACCCCGAAGATGTGGCTTATATCAATGCGCACGGCACTGGCACTGCAGCCAATGACAAGACCGAATGCGCGGCGGTCGCGGATGTGTTCGGGCGGCACGCGGATCAGCTGATGATGTCATCGACAAAATCCATGCATGGGCATTTGATCGGCGGGACCGGCGCGGTCGAGCTGCTGGCCTGCTTGATGGCGGTGCGCGACGGGGTGGTTGCCCCGACAATTGGCTATGAAGAACCGGATCCGGAATGCGCGCTTGATGTGGTGCCCAATGTGGCGCGGGACGCAGCAGTGAATGTTGCACTTTCCAATGCATTTGCATTTGGTGGGCTGAACGCCGTGATTGCCCTGCGCAAACATTAA
- a CDS encoding invasion associated locus B family protein has product MRSTSTIIFLAALLAQPLAGYAQEADTDTSTEETEAPADQPAADTEAEPEPGADLNLGEPVGPQVGQTYVLNEFGDWQMRCVKAPEGQAEPCNLYQLLRDDAGNEVAEVNIFRLPEGGRAAAGANIVVPLETLLTQQLTLSVDGGSTRRYPFTFCNAAGCVARVGFTLAEVNQFKAGASATLRLVPAAAPDEEVLLTMSLSGFTAAYDGTVTIE; this is encoded by the coding sequence ATGCGCAGTACATCGACAATCATCTTTCTTGCCGCCCTTCTGGCCCAACCGCTCGCCGGTTACGCGCAGGAGGCTGACACCGACACATCCACGGAAGAAACCGAAGCCCCGGCTGATCAACCCGCGGCAGATACGGAGGCAGAACCGGAACCCGGTGCAGATCTGAACCTTGGCGAACCTGTGGGGCCACAGGTTGGTCAGACATATGTGTTGAACGAATTTGGCGATTGGCAGATGCGCTGTGTCAAAGCCCCCGAAGGTCAGGCAGAACCCTGCAATCTCTACCAATTGCTGCGCGACGATGCCGGCAATGAAGTGGCCGAAGTGAATATCTTCCGCCTTCCCGAAGGTGGGCGCGCAGCTGCGGGCGCGAATATCGTTGTCCCGCTTGAGACCCTGTTGACCCAGCAATTGACCCTGTCCGTAGATGGCGGCAGCACCCGTCGCTATCCGTTCACATTCTGCAACGCGGCTGGATGCGTGGCCCGTGTCGGGTTCACCCTGGCCGAGGTCAACCAGTTCAAAGCAGGTGCAAGCGCCACCCTGCGGCTGGTTCCCGCTGCAGCCCCGGATGAAGAGGTGTTGTTGACGATGTCGCTTAGCGGCTTCACCGCCGCCTATGACGGGACCGTCACCATCGAATAA
- a CDS encoding helicase HerA-like domain-containing protein — MADHIFIGGGGAGYAAPQVLLLDKANRHGLIAGATGTGKTVTLQIMAEGFSAAGVPVFLSDIKGDLSGLAAAGSADFKLHEPFMKRAETIGLDLQYDKFPVTFWDLFGEQGHPIRATVAEMGPLLLARLMELTDVQEGVLNVAFRVADEEGLPLLDLKDLQALLVWVGQNAKELSLRYGNVASSSVGAIQRQLLVLENQGGAALFGEPALDLADMMRTSEGRGEINILAADKLMGSPRLYATFLLWLLSELFEELPEVGNPDKPKLVFFFDEAHLLFDDAPKALVDKVEQVARLIRSKGVGVYFVTQNPGDIPEDVLGQLGNRVQHALRAFTAKDRKELKTAAETYRDNDAFDTAEAIQEVGTGEAVTSFLDGKGIPMVVERTLIRPPSSQLGPITATARQAIMQASDMAGKYDTAIDRESAFEMLAARAAAAAEAAEVAEAAEAVLEEKEREFKAARRYKSEGRSRSTSRRSSSRSSGSSFGGALASVVAKELKGTTGRRLVRGILGSLFKGR; from the coding sequence ATGGCCGATCACATTTTCATTGGTGGTGGCGGGGCCGGTTATGCGGCACCCCAGGTGTTGTTGCTTGATAAGGCCAACCGGCACGGGCTGATTGCTGGCGCAACCGGCACCGGCAAGACGGTCACGTTGCAGATCATGGCCGAAGGGTTTTCGGCCGCTGGCGTTCCGGTGTTTTTGTCAGACATCAAGGGCGACCTGTCCGGGCTTGCGGCTGCGGGTTCTGCCGATTTCAAACTGCATGAACCATTCATGAAACGGGCCGAGACGATTGGGCTTGATCTGCAATATGACAAGTTCCCGGTCACCTTCTGGGATTTGTTTGGGGAACAGGGGCATCCGATCCGGGCTACCGTGGCCGAGATGGGCCCGCTTTTGCTCGCCCGGCTGATGGAACTGACGGACGTACAGGAAGGTGTGCTCAACGTGGCCTTCCGGGTTGCGGATGAAGAGGGGCTGCCGCTTCTGGATCTCAAGGACCTGCAGGCGCTGCTGGTCTGGGTCGGGCAGAATGCAAAGGAATTGTCCCTGCGGTATGGCAATGTAGCGTCGTCCTCGGTCGGGGCGATCCAGCGCCAGCTGCTGGTGCTTGAAAACCAGGGGGGCGCGGCGCTGTTTGGCGAACCCGCCCTTGATCTGGCGGATATGATGCGCACAAGCGAGGGCAGGGGCGAGATCAATATCCTTGCCGCTGACAAGCTGATGGGCAGTCCGCGTCTCTATGCGACTTTCCTGTTGTGGCTGCTGTCAGAGCTGTTCGAAGAACTTCCCGAGGTTGGAAACCCCGACAAACCCAAGCTGGTTTTCTTCTTTGACGAGGCGCATCTGTTGTTTGACGACGCCCCCAAGGCGTTGGTCGACAAGGTTGAACAGGTGGCCCGGCTGATCCGGTCCAAAGGGGTCGGCGTTTATTTTGTCACCCAGAACCCTGGCGACATTCCCGAAGACGTGCTGGGCCAGTTGGGCAACCGCGTGCAGCATGCGTTGCGCGCGTTTACCGCCAAGGACCGCAAAGAGCTGAAAACAGCCGCCGAGACCTATCGCGACAATGATGCCTTCGATACCGCCGAGGCCATCCAGGAGGTCGGTACGGGCGAGGCTGTCACCTCGTTCCTCGATGGCAAAGGCATTCCGATGGTGGTGGAAAGAACGTTGATCCGTCCCCCATCCTCGCAATTGGGGCCAATTACAGCGACGGCGCGGCAGGCGATCATGCAGGCCTCTGACATGGCGGGCAAATATGATACCGCCATTGACCGCGAAAGCGCGTTCGAGATGTTGGCTGCCCGCGCCGCCGCCGCAGCCGAGGCTGCGGAAGTTGCCGAAGCTGCCGAGGCGGTGCTGGAAGAGAAAGAGCGCGAATTCAAAGCCGCCCGCCGCTACAAAAGTGAAGGGCGCAGCCGGTCCACATCACGCCGGTCCTCATCCCGATCATCGGGAAGCAGCTTTGGCGGCGCACTGGCCTCTGTCGTGGCCAAGGAGCTGAAAGGAACAACCGGTCGCCGCCTCGTGCGCGGTATTCTGGGCAGTCTTTTCAAGGGCCGCTAG
- the ggt gene encoding gamma-glutamyltransferase — MITFRHILPCGLLAAGLATPISAQQAADAVTPEEATEQAAFADLSQMALDAMAEKTAGRPVIAEDWMVAAANPLAVEAGAEVLAAGGTAADAMVAVQAVLGLVEPQSSGLGGGAFLVWYDATTGEMTTLDGRETAPLAATPTLFQDENGERLGFFDAVVGGLSVGTPGTPKLMEDAHRRWGQTNWAELLAPAITLAEEGFSVSPRMAGSIANDAERLQRFPATADYFFPGGTALAAGDVLVNQDYADTLRAIAAGGTDAFYTGPIAEDIVRTVRTADGNPGVLSTIDLALYDVVARDPVCVAYRSYEVCGMGPPSSGALTVGQILGVLNNHDISDQENADTWRLIGDASRLAFADRGRYMADSDFVPMPTAGLVDPGYLAERAALLNTDAALPEVTAGNPEWDHAQLWGDDQSIEFPSTSHISIVDSYGNALSMTTTIENGFGSRLFVRGFLLNNELTDFSFATHNDGYPIANRIEPGKRPRSSMSPTIVTQDGEPALVIGSPGGSRIIGYVATAIIAHLDWGMDVQQAVAMPHLVNRFGTYDVEEGTDATAFEAPLTELGFEVNIRGLNSGLHAIAVGDDLQGGADPRREGIAIGE; from the coding sequence ATGATCACATTTCGACACATATTACCCTGCGGGCTTTTGGCGGCCGGTCTGGCAACCCCGATATCTGCGCAACAGGCCGCAGATGCCGTCACCCCGGAAGAGGCCACCGAACAGGCCGCTTTTGCCGACCTGTCCCAGATGGCCCTTGATGCGATGGCCGAAAAGACCGCCGGGCGCCCCGTCATCGCCGAAGACTGGATGGTGGCGGCTGCCAACCCGCTGGCAGTTGAAGCCGGTGCCGAGGTGTTGGCCGCCGGCGGCACGGCCGCCGATGCGATGGTCGCCGTGCAGGCCGTGCTTGGTCTGGTCGAGCCGCAATCCTCTGGTCTTGGCGGCGGCGCATTTCTGGTCTGGTACGATGCCACCACTGGCGAGATGACCACGCTTGACGGGCGCGAGACTGCGCCGCTTGCCGCCACTCCGACCCTGTTTCAGGATGAAAATGGCGAGCGTCTGGGCTTTTTCGACGCGGTTGTGGGCGGCCTTTCCGTTGGCACCCCCGGCACGCCCAAGCTGATGGAGGATGCACATCGCCGCTGGGGGCAAACAAACTGGGCCGAACTTCTCGCCCCAGCGATCACGCTTGCCGAGGAAGGTTTCAGTGTCTCCCCACGCATGGCCGGATCAATCGCCAATGATGCCGAGCGGTTGCAGCGTTTTCCGGCCACGGCGGATTATTTCTTTCCCGGTGGGACAGCCCTTGCCGCAGGTGACGTGCTGGTCAATCAGGATTATGCAGACACATTGCGCGCTATCGCAGCCGGCGGGACGGATGCATTCTATACCGGCCCCATCGCCGAAGACATCGTGCGCACCGTCCGTACCGCCGATGGCAATCCGGGCGTTCTGTCGACAATCGACCTTGCCCTTTATGACGTGGTCGCACGGGACCCGGTCTGCGTGGCCTATCGCAGCTACGAGGTTTGCGGCATGGGCCCACCCTCGTCGGGGGCGCTGACCGTCGGGCAGATCCTCGGGGTTCTGAACAACCACGATATCTCTGATCAGGAAAATGCCGATACATGGCGATTGATCGGCGATGCCTCGCGGCTCGCCTTTGCCGATCGCGGGCGCTACATGGCCGATAGCGACTTTGTTCCAATGCCCACGGCAGGCCTTGTCGATCCCGGCTATCTGGCTGAACGCGCGGCCTTGCTGAACACGGATGCAGCCCTGCCCGAGGTGACAGCCGGCAATCCGGAATGGGACCACGCGCAGCTATGGGGCGATGATCAAAGCATCGAGTTTCCCTCGACCTCGCATATCTCGATTGTGGATAGCTACGGCAACGCCCTGTCGATGACGACGACAATCGAGAACGGGTTCGGGTCCCGGTTGTTTGTTCGGGGCTTTCTTTTGAATAACGAGCTGACGGATTTTTCCTTTGCCACCCACAATGATGGCTACCCGATTGCAAACCGGATTGAGCCGGGCAAGCGGCCCCGGTCGTCCATGTCGCCCACAATCGTGACGCAGGATGGCGAACCGGCCCTTGTGATCGGCAGCCCGGGCGGCAGCCGGATCATCGGCTATGTCGCGACAGCAATCATCGCGCATCTGGACTGGGGCATGGATGTGCAACAGGCCGTGGCCATGCCGCATCTGGTCAACCGGTTTGGCACTTATGACGTCGAGGAAGGAACCGACGCCACAGCGTTTGAGGCACCGCTGACCGAACTGGGGTTCGAGGTGAATATCCGTGGCCTGAATTCAGGCCTGCACGCGATCGCGGTGGGTGATGATCTTCAAGGCGGGGCCGACCCGCGGCGCGAAGGGATTGCCATCGGCGAATGA
- a CDS encoding dihydropteroate synthase — protein MTRTIVESKTKTAIIGFDEPFCVIGERINPTGRKILAEELERGDFSRVEADAIAQAAAGANVLDVNSGAVFSNKMAEDPRYADNNFVEPPLMKELVERVQAIVDIPLCIDSSVPGALENGLAAAEGRPLLNSVTGEEERLELVLPLVKKYNVPVVAISNDDTGISEDPDVRFAVAKKIVERAADFGIPAHDIVVDPLVMPVGAMATAGLQVFTLVRRLRDELGVNTTCGASNISFGLPNRHGINNAFLPMAMAAGMTSAIMNPVALPVGPKKIAEKKAEIAAAGIILPEGLDDEAFVTLFGMGSTKPRAGKEMEAIRAANFLTDNDPSGSAWIQFNRAPVKPGEGRARTGRRRRA, from the coding sequence ATGACCCGGACGATTGTCGAATCCAAAACGAAGACCGCGATTATCGGCTTTGACGAACCCTTTTGCGTAATTGGTGAGCGGATCAACCCCACCGGGCGCAAAATCCTCGCCGAAGAGCTTGAACGCGGCGATTTCAGCCGGGTCGAGGCTGATGCGATTGCGCAGGCTGCTGCTGGTGCAAATGTTCTTGATGTGAATTCCGGCGCGGTCTTTTCCAACAAGATGGCCGAAGACCCGCGCTATGCGGACAATAACTTTGTCGAGCCACCCTTGATGAAGGAACTTGTCGAACGCGTTCAGGCCATCGTCGATATCCCGCTTTGCATTGACAGTTCGGTGCCGGGTGCGCTTGAAAACGGGTTGGCCGCGGCCGAAGGGCGCCCGCTGCTGAATTCGGTCACGGGCGAGGAAGAACGGCTGGAACTGGTCCTGCCATTGGTCAAGAAATACAATGTGCCCGTTGTCGCGATCTCAAACGATGATACCGGCATTTCCGAAGATCCCGATGTGCGCTTTGCAGTGGCCAAGAAAATCGTCGAACGGGCGGCCGATTTCGGCATCCCTGCTCATGATATCGTGGTTGATCCGCTGGTGATGCCGGTTGGGGCCATGGCAACGGCCGGATTGCAGGTCTTTACGCTTGTGCGCCGCCTGCGGGATGAATTGGGGGTCAATACGACCTGTGGCGCATCCAATATCAGCTTTGGCCTGCCCAACCGGCACGGGATCAACAATGCCTTCCTGCCGATGGCGATGGCTGCCGGAATGACATCGGCAATCATGAACCCGGTGGCCTTGCCGGTTGGCCCAAAGAAGATTGCCGAAAAGAAAGCGGAAATCGCCGCTGCCGGGATCATCCTGCCCGAAGGTCTGGATGATGAGGCCTTTGTCACCCTGTTTGGGATGGGATCAACCAAGCCACGCGCCGGCAAGGAAATGGAGGCGATCCGGGCTGCGAACTTCCTGACGGATAACGACCCGTCTGGGTCGGCCTGGATTCAGTTCAATCGCGCGCCGGTCAAACCAGGCGAAGGACGCGCCAGGACAGGTCGGCGCAGACGGGCCTAG
- a CDS encoding methylenetetrahydrofolate reductase — MSLLPFLKRAPNADDTPNTALVSFLKDYSIEVMPRTAEKIADFRELLPAGTRVYIAHIEGTPIGDMVATASRLAADGYRVMPHFPARIIKDKATLADWIARYQGEADVNQALLLAGGVDAPHGVFESSMQLLDTGLFGDFERLHVAGHPEGNRDIDPDGSDQNVMDALRWKQRFADSTDAQMALATQFAFEAAPLIRWADALKDAGITIPIHIGIAGPAKLQTLIKFAIACGVGPSLKVLQKRAMDVTKLLLPYEPTEVLNSLAAHKAAHPDFNITHVHFFPLGGIKTNANWAIENGGASAIPAAQS, encoded by the coding sequence ATGTCCCTATTGCCCTTTTTGAAACGCGCGCCCAATGCGGATGATACGCCCAACACGGCATTGGTATCGTTTCTCAAGGATTATTCGATCGAGGTCATGCCCCGCACCGCCGAGAAGATTGCCGATTTCCGCGAACTGCTTCCGGCCGGAACCCGGGTCTATATCGCGCATATCGAAGGGACCCCAATCGGCGATATGGTCGCGACCGCCAGCCGTCTGGCTGCGGATGGCTACCGTGTCATGCCGCATTTCCCCGCCCGCATCATCAAGGACAAGGCGACCCTTGCCGATTGGATCGCGCGCTATCAGGGCGAGGCCGATGTCAATCAGGCCTTGCTGCTGGCAGGCGGCGTCGACGCACCACATGGCGTATTTGAAAGCTCCATGCAGTTGCTCGACACAGGGCTGTTTGGTGATTTTGAGCGGCTGCATGTGGCGGGCCACCCTGAAGGCAACCGCGATATTGATCCTGATGGATCAGACCAAAACGTCATGGACGCGCTGCGCTGGAAACAGCGTTTTGCCGACAGCACCGATGCGCAGATGGCGCTGGCCACGCAATTTGCGTTCGAGGCAGCCCCCCTGATCCGCTGGGCAGACGCGCTGAAAGATGCAGGGATCACCATCCCGATCCATATTGGGATTGCGGGGCCTGCAAAGCTGCAGACATTGATCAAGTTCGCCATTGCCTGTGGTGTTGGCCCGTCGCTCAAGGTGCTGCAAAAGCGCGCGATGGATGTCACCAAACTGCTGCTGCCTTACGAGCCCACCGAGGTGCTGAACAGCCTTGCCGCCCACAAGGCCGCGCACCCTGATTTCAACATCACCCATGTGCATTTCTTCCCCCTTGGCGGGATCAAGACCAATGCCAATTGGGCCATCGAAAACGGCGGTGCATCCGCCATACCTGCTGCGCAGAGTTAA
- a CDS encoding virulence factor: MPEVTIVYWRDMPAQVIVGRGRKGAKMPLPERFEQAIDRAAMKSGAAESDDYMAGFRKADPVSVDGDPAEIAAAEAARLDAEYDAARIKTLIANDGWA; encoded by the coding sequence ATGCCCGAGGTCACAATCGTTTACTGGCGCGATATGCCTGCACAGGTGATTGTGGGGCGTGGCCGCAAGGGCGCAAAAATGCCCCTGCCCGAACGTTTCGAACAGGCCATCGACAGGGCCGCGATGAAATCGGGCGCGGCAGAGTCAGATGATTACATGGCTGGTTTTCGCAAAGCCGACCCCGTTTCTGTTGACGGTGATCCGGCCGAAATTGCCGCCGCCGAGGCCGCCCGCCTTGACGCCGAATATGATGCCGCCCGGATCAAGACCCTGATTGCAAATGATGGCTGGGCTTGA
- a CDS encoding Ppx/GppA phosphatase family protein encodes MAPKRPKGAGAFPKAVDTPAPTPPDPATLYAALDLGTNSCRMLIAQPKGSQFHVVDSFSKSVQLGHGLESTGRLSRGSMNRTISAMRICREKLRRHGVERMRLVATEACRRAINGDRFISQVRNETGLDLEIIKPEEEARLAVISCAPLVSVNTEQLLVVDIGGGSTELVWIDLTHVPKRERPRAIMRLHAGFKSDPGPFAAAKVVDWISVPLGVATLRDQFSDVEDDAARFALMSWFFEENLEAFAPSTEEQSREGFQIIGTSGTVTTVAASHLGLKRYDRTKVDGLRMTSDQIDTVIRDYLSLGPAGRRADPRIGKDRQALIMSGSAILQALMRLWPTDRLSVADRGLREGLLYAQMSADGVLEDTPF; translated from the coding sequence ATGGCGCCCAAGCGTCCCAAAGGTGCGGGCGCGTTCCCAAAAGCGGTCGATACCCCCGCGCCAACTCCGCCCGATCCGGCGACGCTGTATGCGGCATTGGATCTGGGTACAAATAGCTGTCGGATGTTGATTGCCCAACCCAAGGGCAGTCAGTTCCACGTCGTTGACAGTTTTTCCAAGTCGGTCCAGCTGGGCCACGGATTGGAAAGCACCGGGCGTCTGTCGCGCGGATCCATGAACCGTACCATTTCGGCAATGCGTATCTGCCGCGAGAAACTGCGCCGTCACGGCGTCGAGCGGATGCGACTTGTCGCGACCGAGGCATGTCGCCGCGCGATTAATGGGGACCGGTTTATCAGCCAGGTGCGCAATGAGACCGGGCTTGATCTTGAAATCATCAAGCCCGAGGAAGAGGCCCGGCTTGCGGTGATCTCTTGCGCGCCGCTGGTCAGCGTGAATACCGAGCAATTGCTGGTGGTGGATATTGGTGGCGGGTCCACCGAACTGGTCTGGATCGACCTGACACATGTGCCCAAACGCGAGCGGCCGCGCGCGATCATGCGGCTTCATGCCGGTTTCAAATCCGATCCGGGGCCATTTGCAGCCGCCAAGGTGGTTGACTGGATTTCCGTCCCGCTTGGGGTTGCCACCCTGCGCGACCAGTTTTCGGATGTCGAAGATGACGCCGCCCGCTTTGCATTGATGAGCTGGTTTTTTGAAGAAAACCTCGAGGCCTTCGCCCCATCAACCGAGGAACAATCGCGCGAGGGGTTCCAGATTATCGGGACCAGCGGGACTGTCACGACAGTTGCCGCAAGCCATCTGGGCCTGAAACGATATGACCGCACCAAGGTCGACGGGTTGCGCATGACATCGGATCAGATTGACACGGTCATTCGTGACTATCTGTCGCTTGGCCCTGCGGGGCGTCGGGCGGACCCGCGCATTGGCAAAGACAGACAGGCGCTGATCATGTCAGGCTCTGCCATTTTGCAGGCGCTGATGCGGCTTTGGCCCACTGACAGGCTGTCTGTTGCGGATCGGGGGCTGCGTGAAGGGTTGCTTTATGCGCAGATGTCGGCAGATGGGGTCTTGGAAGACACGCCATTTTAG
- a CDS encoding RlmE family RNA methyltransferase has product MAKKTTKNTSGRGQRDLTVKVKTARGRKLSSTKWLQRQLNDPYVKRAKADGYRGRAAYKILELDDKYRFLVPGARIVDLGCAPGGWCQVAVKRVNALGERTSKAQGSVLGIDLQEVEPIAGAEIYQLDFMEDDADQKVRDWLNGPADVVMSDMAASASGHKQTDHLRIIALCEAAAYFAFDVLEEGGTFVAKVLAGGAEGDLQKLLKQRFAKVVNVKPPASRSDSSEKFVVATGFKGRDC; this is encoded by the coding sequence ATGGCCAAGAAAACCACCAAGAACACCTCTGGACGGGGACAGCGCGACCTGACCGTCAAGGTCAAGACGGCGCGCGGCCGCAAGCTTAGCTCGACCAAATGGCTGCAACGGCAATTGAATGATCCCTATGTCAAGCGCGCCAAGGCAGACGGATACCGGGGCAGGGCGGCCTACAAGATACTGGAACTTGACGACAAGTACCGCTTTTTGGTGCCGGGCGCCCGGATCGTGGACCTTGGATGCGCGCCGGGCGGCTGGTGTCAGGTTGCGGTCAAACGGGTGAACGCGCTGGGCGAGCGGACAAGCAAGGCGCAAGGGTCTGTGCTGGGCATCGACCTGCAAGAGGTCGAGCCGATTGCCGGCGCCGAGATCTATCAGTTGGACTTTATGGAAGATGACGCCGACCAAAAGGTGCGCGACTGGCTGAATGGGCCAGCCGACGTGGTCATGTCCGACATGGCGGCCTCTGCCTCGGGCCACAAGCAGACGGATCATTTGCGCATCATCGCGCTGTGCGAGGCTGCTGCCTATTTCGCCTTTGATGTGCTGGAAGAGGGCGGCACATTTGTGGCCAAGGTTCTGGCCGGCGGTGCCGAAGGGGATCTGCAGAAGCTGTTGAAGCAGCGGTTCGCGAAAGTGGTCAACGTGAAACCGCCCGCGTCACGGTCGGACAGTTCAGAGAAGTTTGTCGTTGCGACCGGGTTTAAGGGCCGTGACTGTTAA